One Lutzomyia longipalpis isolate SR_M1_2022 chromosome 4, ASM2433408v1 DNA segment encodes these proteins:
- the LOC129796144 gene encoding beta-arrestin-1 isoform X2 has protein sequence MSARKLESPTISNQYSGSNAISSGKSPVPSPDPDIDDQSSKRQATRVFKKSSSNGKITVYLGKRDFVDHITHVDPIDGVVLIDPDYVKDRKVFGHVLAAFRYGREDLDVLGLTFRKDLYLASEQIYPSTGSDRPLTRLQERLIKKLGPYAFPFYFEVPPHCPASVSLQPAPGDTGKPCGVDYELKAFVGESQDDKPHKRNSVRLAIRKIMYAPSKLGEQPSIEVSKEFMMKPNKIHLEASLDKELYHHGETISVNVHIANNSNRTVKKIKVTVRQFADICLFSTAQYKCTVAEVESEEGCQVAPGFTLSKVFQLTPLLANNKDKWGLALDGQLKHEDTNLASSTLIADPTQRENLGIIVQYKVKVKLCIGGPILGGDLVAELPFILMHPKPEEEETNPNITSRSPNKNDKVSQGQGAANNSENTDPEVPTTNLIQLDGDDVGGADDDIIFEDFARLRLKGAETEA, from the exons ATGTCGGCCAGGAAATTGGAATCACCAACAATATCTAATCAGTATTCAGGAAGTAATGCAATCTCAAGTGGAAAATCACCTGTACCGTCCCCAGATCCAGATATTGATGATCAAAGCTCCAAACGACAGGCAACGAG AGTTTTCAAGAAGAGCTCTTCAAATGGCAAAATAACCGTCTATCTTGGGAAACGTGATTTTGTTGATCACATTACGCACGTTGACCCAATCGATGGGGTTGTCCTCATTGATCCGGATTATGTGAAAGATAGAAAAGTATTTGGACACGTACTAGCGGCTTTTCGCTACGGACGGGAAGATTTAGATGTTCTGGGTCTAACATTCCGAAAAGATTTGTATTTAGCGTCAGAACAA ATATATCCGTCAACTGGTAGCGATCGTCCACTTACGAGGCTTCAAGAGCGTCTTATTAAGAAACTCGGCCCGTATGCATTCCCATTTTATTTCGAAGTACCACCCCATTGTCCGGCATCGGTGTCTCTCCAGCCAGCACCGGGGGATACGGGGAAGCCATGCGGGGTGGATTATGAGTTGAAGGCATTCGTTGGGGAGAGTCAAGATGATAAGCCGCACAAACGAAATTCCGTTCGACTTGCCATCCGGAAGATTATGTATGCACCATCGAAGCTCGGTGAGCAACCATCAATTGAGGTTAGCAAGGAGTTTATGATGAAACCAAATAAGATACACCTCGAGGCGAGTCTCGATAAGGAATTGTATCATCATGGTGAGACGATATCGGTGAATGTTCATATTGCCAATAACTCCAATAGGACTGTGAAGAAGATAAAAGTTACCGTGAGGCAGTTTGCGGATATTTGTTTATTCTCGACAGCTCAATACAAGTGTACCGTGGCAGAAGTTGAATCTGA GGAAGGATGTCAAGTTGCGCCGGGATTCACGTTGTCCAAAGTTTTTCAATTGACACCACTTTTGGCTAATAACAAGGACAAATGGGGTCTGGCACTTGATGGACAACTTAAGCACGAGGACACAAATCTCGCTTCGAGTACTCT AATTGCCGATCCAACACAGAGGGAAAATCTGGGGATAATTGTGCAGTACAAGGTAAAGGTGAAGCTGTGCATAGGTGGTCCCATACTTGGAGG GGATCTTGTGGCTGAATTGCCGTTTATTCTTATGCATCCGAAACCCGAGGAAGAGGAAACGAATCCCAACATCACGAGTAGATCgccaaataaaaatgataaagtaTCACAGGGTCAGGGGGCTGCAAATAATTCCGAAAATACTGACCCAGAAGTTCCAACAACAAATCTCATTCAATTGGATGG GGATGACGTTGGTGGGGCGGATGatgatataatttttgaagattttgccAGACTACGACTTAAAGGCGCAGAAACGGAAGcctaa
- the LOC129796144 gene encoding beta-arrestin-1 isoform X1, producing the protein MSARKLESPTISNQYSGSNAISSGKSPVPSPDPDIDDQSSKRQATRVFKKSSSNGKITVYLGKRDFVDHITHVDPIDGVVLIDPDYVKDRKVFGHVLAAFRYGREDLDVLGLTFRKDLYLASEQIYPSTGSDRPLTRLQERLIKKLGPYAFPFYFEVPPHCPASVSLQPAPGDTGKPCGVDYELKAFVGESQDDKPHKRNSVRLAIRKIMYAPSKLGEQPSIEVSKEFMMKPNKIHLEASLDKELYHHGETISVNVHIANNSNRTVKKIKVTVRQFADICLFSTAQYKCTVAEVESEEGCQVAPGFTLSKVFQLTPLLANNKDKWGLALDGQLKHEDTNLASSTLSRTSLDGPYRIADPTQRENLGIIVQYKVKVKLCIGGPILGGDLVAELPFILMHPKPEEEETNPNITSRSPNKNDKVSQGQGAANNSENTDPEVPTTNLIQLDGDDVGGADDDIIFEDFARLRLKGAETEA; encoded by the exons ATGTCGGCCAGGAAATTGGAATCACCAACAATATCTAATCAGTATTCAGGAAGTAATGCAATCTCAAGTGGAAAATCACCTGTACCGTCCCCAGATCCAGATATTGATGATCAAAGCTCCAAACGACAGGCAACGAG AGTTTTCAAGAAGAGCTCTTCAAATGGCAAAATAACCGTCTATCTTGGGAAACGTGATTTTGTTGATCACATTACGCACGTTGACCCAATCGATGGGGTTGTCCTCATTGATCCGGATTATGTGAAAGATAGAAAAGTATTTGGACACGTACTAGCGGCTTTTCGCTACGGACGGGAAGATTTAGATGTTCTGGGTCTAACATTCCGAAAAGATTTGTATTTAGCGTCAGAACAA ATATATCCGTCAACTGGTAGCGATCGTCCACTTACGAGGCTTCAAGAGCGTCTTATTAAGAAACTCGGCCCGTATGCATTCCCATTTTATTTCGAAGTACCACCCCATTGTCCGGCATCGGTGTCTCTCCAGCCAGCACCGGGGGATACGGGGAAGCCATGCGGGGTGGATTATGAGTTGAAGGCATTCGTTGGGGAGAGTCAAGATGATAAGCCGCACAAACGAAATTCCGTTCGACTTGCCATCCGGAAGATTATGTATGCACCATCGAAGCTCGGTGAGCAACCATCAATTGAGGTTAGCAAGGAGTTTATGATGAAACCAAATAAGATACACCTCGAGGCGAGTCTCGATAAGGAATTGTATCATCATGGTGAGACGATATCGGTGAATGTTCATATTGCCAATAACTCCAATAGGACTGTGAAGAAGATAAAAGTTACCGTGAGGCAGTTTGCGGATATTTGTTTATTCTCGACAGCTCAATACAAGTGTACCGTGGCAGAAGTTGAATCTGA GGAAGGATGTCAAGTTGCGCCGGGATTCACGTTGTCCAAAGTTTTTCAATTGACACCACTTTTGGCTAATAACAAGGACAAATGGGGTCTGGCACTTGATGGACAACTTAAGCACGAGGACACAAATCTCGCTTCGAGTACTCT GTCTCGCACGTCTCTCGATGGACCATATAG AATTGCCGATCCAACACAGAGGGAAAATCTGGGGATAATTGTGCAGTACAAGGTAAAGGTGAAGCTGTGCATAGGTGGTCCCATACTTGGAGG GGATCTTGTGGCTGAATTGCCGTTTATTCTTATGCATCCGAAACCCGAGGAAGAGGAAACGAATCCCAACATCACGAGTAGATCgccaaataaaaatgataaagtaTCACAGGGTCAGGGGGCTGCAAATAATTCCGAAAATACTGACCCAGAAGTTCCAACAACAAATCTCATTCAATTGGATGG GGATGACGTTGGTGGGGCGGATGatgatataatttttgaagattttgccAGACTACGACTTAAAGGCGCAGAAACGGAAGcctaa
- the LOC129796144 gene encoding beta-arrestin-1 isoform X4: MSARKLESPTISNQYSGSNAISSGKSPVPSPDPDIDDQSSKRQATRVFKKSSSNGKITVYLGKRDFVDHITHVDPIDGVVLIDPDYVKDRKVFGHVLAAFRYGREDLDVLGLTFRKDLYLASEQIYPSTGSDRPLTRLQERLIKKLGPYAFPFYFEVPPHCPASVSLQPAPGDTGKPCGVDYELKAFVGESQDDKPHKRNSVRLAIRKIMYAPSKLGEQPSIEVSKEFMMKPNKIHLEASLDKELYHHGETISVNVHIANNSNRTVKKIKVTVRQFADICLFSTAQYKCTVAEVESEIADPTQRENLGIIVQYKVKVKLCIGGPILGGDLVAELPFILMHPKPEEEETNPNITSRSPNKNDKVSQGQGAANNSENTDPEVPTTNLIQLDGDDVGGADDDIIFEDFARLRLKGAETEA; encoded by the exons ATGTCGGCCAGGAAATTGGAATCACCAACAATATCTAATCAGTATTCAGGAAGTAATGCAATCTCAAGTGGAAAATCACCTGTACCGTCCCCAGATCCAGATATTGATGATCAAAGCTCCAAACGACAGGCAACGAG AGTTTTCAAGAAGAGCTCTTCAAATGGCAAAATAACCGTCTATCTTGGGAAACGTGATTTTGTTGATCACATTACGCACGTTGACCCAATCGATGGGGTTGTCCTCATTGATCCGGATTATGTGAAAGATAGAAAAGTATTTGGACACGTACTAGCGGCTTTTCGCTACGGACGGGAAGATTTAGATGTTCTGGGTCTAACATTCCGAAAAGATTTGTATTTAGCGTCAGAACAA ATATATCCGTCAACTGGTAGCGATCGTCCACTTACGAGGCTTCAAGAGCGTCTTATTAAGAAACTCGGCCCGTATGCATTCCCATTTTATTTCGAAGTACCACCCCATTGTCCGGCATCGGTGTCTCTCCAGCCAGCACCGGGGGATACGGGGAAGCCATGCGGGGTGGATTATGAGTTGAAGGCATTCGTTGGGGAGAGTCAAGATGATAAGCCGCACAAACGAAATTCCGTTCGACTTGCCATCCGGAAGATTATGTATGCACCATCGAAGCTCGGTGAGCAACCATCAATTGAGGTTAGCAAGGAGTTTATGATGAAACCAAATAAGATACACCTCGAGGCGAGTCTCGATAAGGAATTGTATCATCATGGTGAGACGATATCGGTGAATGTTCATATTGCCAATAACTCCAATAGGACTGTGAAGAAGATAAAAGTTACCGTGAGGCAGTTTGCGGATATTTGTTTATTCTCGACAGCTCAATACAAGTGTACCGTGGCAGAAGTTGAATCTGA AATTGCCGATCCAACACAGAGGGAAAATCTGGGGATAATTGTGCAGTACAAGGTAAAGGTGAAGCTGTGCATAGGTGGTCCCATACTTGGAGG GGATCTTGTGGCTGAATTGCCGTTTATTCTTATGCATCCGAAACCCGAGGAAGAGGAAACGAATCCCAACATCACGAGTAGATCgccaaataaaaatgataaagtaTCACAGGGTCAGGGGGCTGCAAATAATTCCGAAAATACTGACCCAGAAGTTCCAACAACAAATCTCATTCAATTGGATGG GGATGACGTTGGTGGGGCGGATGatgatataatttttgaagattttgccAGACTACGACTTAAAGGCGCAGAAACGGAAGcctaa
- the LOC129796144 gene encoding beta-arrestin-1 isoform X3, which yields MSARKLESPTISNQYSGSNAISSGKSPVPSPDPDIDDQSSKRQATRVFKKSSSNGKITVYLGKRDFVDHITHVDPIDGVVLIDPDYVKDRKVFGHVLAAFRYGREDLDVLGLTFRKDLYLASEQIYPSTGSDRPLTRLQERLIKKLGPYAFPFYFEVPPHCPASVSLQPAPGDTGKPCGVDYELKAFVGESQDDKPHKRNSVRLAIRKIMYAPSKLGEQPSIEVSKEFMMKPNKIHLEASLDKELYHHGETISVNVHIANNSNRTVKKIKVTVRQFADICLFSTAQYKCTVAEVESEDNVVSPGFTLSKVYAVKPLLKNNKDKRGLALDGQLKHEDTNLASSTLIADPTQRENLGIIVQYKVKVKLCIGGPILGGDLVAELPFILMHPKPEEEETNPNITSRSPNKNDKVSQGQGAANNSENTDPEVPTTNLIQLDGDDVGGADDDIIFEDFARLRLKGAETEA from the exons ATGTCGGCCAGGAAATTGGAATCACCAACAATATCTAATCAGTATTCAGGAAGTAATGCAATCTCAAGTGGAAAATCACCTGTACCGTCCCCAGATCCAGATATTGATGATCAAAGCTCCAAACGACAGGCAACGAG AGTTTTCAAGAAGAGCTCTTCAAATGGCAAAATAACCGTCTATCTTGGGAAACGTGATTTTGTTGATCACATTACGCACGTTGACCCAATCGATGGGGTTGTCCTCATTGATCCGGATTATGTGAAAGATAGAAAAGTATTTGGACACGTACTAGCGGCTTTTCGCTACGGACGGGAAGATTTAGATGTTCTGGGTCTAACATTCCGAAAAGATTTGTATTTAGCGTCAGAACAA ATATATCCGTCAACTGGTAGCGATCGTCCACTTACGAGGCTTCAAGAGCGTCTTATTAAGAAACTCGGCCCGTATGCATTCCCATTTTATTTCGAAGTACCACCCCATTGTCCGGCATCGGTGTCTCTCCAGCCAGCACCGGGGGATACGGGGAAGCCATGCGGGGTGGATTATGAGTTGAAGGCATTCGTTGGGGAGAGTCAAGATGATAAGCCGCACAAACGAAATTCCGTTCGACTTGCCATCCGGAAGATTATGTATGCACCATCGAAGCTCGGTGAGCAACCATCAATTGAGGTTAGCAAGGAGTTTATGATGAAACCAAATAAGATACACCTCGAGGCGAGTCTCGATAAGGAATTGTATCATCATGGTGAGACGATATCGGTGAATGTTCATATTGCCAATAACTCCAATAGGACTGTGAAGAAGATAAAAGTTACCGTGAGGCAGTTTGCGGATATTTGTTTATTCTCGACAGCTCAATACAAGTGTACCGTGGCAGAAGTTGAATCTGA gGATAATGTAGTCAGTCCGGGATTTACGCTGTCGAAGGTTTATGCGGTGAAGCCGCTCTTGAAGAACAATAAGGACAAACGTGGATTAGCTCTGGATGGACAATTGAAGCACGAGGATACTAACCTGGCCTCGAGTACACT AATTGCCGATCCAACACAGAGGGAAAATCTGGGGATAATTGTGCAGTACAAGGTAAAGGTGAAGCTGTGCATAGGTGGTCCCATACTTGGAGG GGATCTTGTGGCTGAATTGCCGTTTATTCTTATGCATCCGAAACCCGAGGAAGAGGAAACGAATCCCAACATCACGAGTAGATCgccaaataaaaatgataaagtaTCACAGGGTCAGGGGGCTGCAAATAATTCCGAAAATACTGACCCAGAAGTTCCAACAACAAATCTCATTCAATTGGATGG GGATGACGTTGGTGGGGCGGATGatgatataatttttgaagattttgccAGACTACGACTTAAAGGCGCAGAAACGGAAGcctaa